In Cellulomonas wangsupingiae, the genomic window TCGACCTCCGGTGCGGACGAGATGATGCCGAGGTTGTCCCGCAGCCACTGCACCAGGGACCCCGTGACGGCGATCGAGCCCTCGAGCGCGTACACGGTGTCGCGGTCGCCGATCTTGTAGCAGACCGTGGTGAGCAGGCCGTTCTTCGACGCGATCGGCTCGGTGCCGGTGTTGATGAGCATGAAGTTGCCCGTGCCGTACGTGTTCTTGGCGTGGCCCACCTCGAAGCAGGCCTGCCCGAACGTCGCGGCCTGCTGGTCGCCGAGGATGCCGGCGATCGGCACACCGGGCAGCAGGCCGCCCTTGCGGCCCTCGCCGTACACCTCGGACGACGAGCGGATCTCCGGCAGCATCGACACCGGGATGCCCATCTCACCCGCGATCTCCTCGTTCCAGGTGAGCGAGTCGATGTTCATGAGCATCGTGCGCGACGCGTTGGTGGGGTCCGTGACGTGGGTGCCGCCGCGGGTCCCGCCCGTCATGTTCCACAGGATCCACGCGTCGGTGTTGCCGAACGCGAGCCGGCCCGCCTCCGCCTTCTCGCGCGCGCCCTCGACGTTGTCGAGGATCCAGCGGATCTTGGGCCCGGAGAAGTACGTGGCCAGCGGCAGGCCGACCTTGTCCTTGTAGCGCTCGGCGCCGCCGCCCAGGGCCGCGAGCTCGTCGCAGATCTTCTGCGTGCGGGTGTCCTGCCAGACGATCGCGTTGTAGACCGGCTCACCGGTCTCGCGGTCCCAGACCACCGCGGTCTCGCGCTGGTTGGTGATGCCGACGGCCGCGATCTCCTCGTGCGTGAGGCTCGCGCGGCCCAGCGCCTGGCCGACGACCTCGCGGACGTTGGTCCAGATCTCCTTCGGGTCGTGCTCGACCCACCCGGCCTTCGGGAAGATCTGCTCGTGCTCCTTCTGACCCACGGAGACGACGTTGCCCCCGTGGTCGAAGATCATCGCGCGGGTCGAGGTGGTGCCCTGGTCGATCGCCAGGACGTACTTCTCGGTCATCGGGGGAGCCTTTCTCCGGGACGGTCGTGTCGAAGTGGTCGGGTCAGCCGACGTAGACGCTTGCGAGGAGCCCTGCGAGGACTCCGCCGACGAGGGGACCGGCGATCGGCACCCACGCGTAGGCCCAGTCGGACGAGCCCTTGCCCTTGATGGGCAGCAGCGCGTGGGCGATGCGCGGCCCGAGGTCACGCGCGGGGTTGATCGCGTAGCCCGTGGGGCCGCCGAGGCTCGCGCCGATGCCGACGACGACCAGCGCCACGGCCAGCGGGCCGATCTCCGCGGGCGTCTCACCGAACGCGAGCACGAAGAAGATGAGGACGAACGTCGCGACGACCTCGGTGAGGAAGTTCCAGCCGTACGAGCGCAGCTCGGGCCCCGTCGCGAACACGCCCAGCTTGACGGCGGGGTCGGCGTCCTCGTCGAAGTGCTTCTTGTACGCCAGGTACGCCAGCCCGGCGCCGACGGCCGCGCCCAGCATCTGCGCCGTCACGTACAGGACGCCGTTGAGCGCGGTCACCGGGATGCCCGGCGCGAACTCCTCGCGACCGGCCGCCCAGATGCCGATCGTGACGGCGGGATTCAGGTGCGCGCCGGACTTGTACGCCGAGTACACGCCGGCGAACACCGCCAGGCCCCATCCGAAGTTGATCATCAGCCAGCCGCCGCCGAACCCCTTGGTGCGCGGGAGGATGGCGTTGGCCACGACCCCCGCACCCAGCAGGATCAGGATCGCGGTGCCGATGGTCTCCGACCAGAACGCATCACCGATCGTGTAGTCCACTTCAGACCTCTCTCGTCGACGTCGTTGTCACGCGGGTCACCGCCGGTGGGTCGTCGCCACGCTGCGCGCGGCGGCCGGGGGTGCGGGGCGGCGGTGCCCCGCACCCCCGGTGCTCAGGTGCCGGCGGGTCCCGAGGCGCCGCGGCCCGCGGGCGACCCCGGCTTGGTGCCGGGGTCCGCGTCGGGCCCCAGCGGCAGCAGCGGTGCGAGGTCGGGAGCCTCCAGGCGCACGCGCTCGGCGGCGGCGTCGTCCGGCTGGGCCGCCGCGGCCTCCTCGGCCTGCGCCCGGGCGCGGTACGCCTCCACCTCGCGGGCCCGTGTCGCGTCGTCCCAGCCCAGGACGGGCGAGATGAGGTCCGCGATCTCGTCGAGGGCTCCGACGCCCCGGTCCAGCTGCTCGTAGTTGAGGCGCGTGCGGTGCATGAGGACGTCGTCGAGGTGGAGCGCGCCTTCGTGGCTCGCCGCGTAGACGATCTCCGCGCCGATGTACGCCGGTGCGTGCTGCAGCGGCCGCGCGAGCTCGGGCCGCTCGTCGCACAGGTCCGTGAGCTCCTGCAGCAGGGAGCCGTACCGGTGCAGCAGGTGGTCCATGCGCGGACGGTCCCAGCCGTAGCGGGCGCCGATCGCGCGGGCCTGGCGCTGCACGACCTTGAGCCCCTCGGCGCCGACGAGCGGCACGTCCTGCGTGATCGACGGCAGAGTCGTCGCCCGCGAGCCGAGCGCGAAGTCGACCGCGTCCTTCGCCATGACCCGGTACGTCGTGAGCTTGCCGCCCGCGATGACGGTCAGGCCCGGGGTGGGCGAGGCGACGGTGTGCTCGCGCGAGACCTTCGCCGACGACGTCCCCTCCTTGGTGCCCGGCTGCAGCAGCGGCCGCAGGCCGGCCCACGTGCCGATGACGTCCTCGCGGGTCAGCGGGCGGGACAGCACCTGGTTGGCGTGCTCGATCACGTAGTCGATGTCCGCGCTGGTCGCGACGGGGTGCGTGAGCTCCTGCTCCCACGGGGTGTCCGTGGTGCCGATCACCCAGTACCGGGACCACGGGATGATGAACAGCACCGACTTCTCGGTCTGCAGGATCAGGCCCGTGTTGCCCTCGATCCGCTGGCGCGGCACGACGATGTGGATGCCCTTGGACGCCAGCACGCGCAGACCGCCCTCGCTGCCGGCGAGCGACTCCGTCTGCTCGGTCCACACGCCGGTCGCGTTGATGACGTGGCGGGCGCGCACGTCGATGCGCTCGCCGGTCTCGAGGTCGACGATCTCGGCGCCCGTCACGGCGCCGCCGGTGGTCGTCTGCAGGTCGACGACCTGCGTGCGCGACGCGGCGTGCGCGCCGTAGCTGACGGCCGTGCGCACGAGGGTCTCGACGAGCCGCGCGTCGTCGACGCTCGCGTCCCAGTACCGCACCGCGCCGATCGCGGCGTCGTGCCGCAGGTCCGGGAACAGCCGCTCCATGCCCTTGCGCGTCAGGTGCCGGTGGATCGGCATGGCACGCCGGTTGCCGGAGACCGACACGGACGCGAGCGTGTCGTACAGCGCGACGCCCGCACCGACGTACGCCCGCTCCCACACCCGGTTCTCCAGCGGGTACAGGAAGCTCACGGGCTTGACCAGGTGCGGCGCGAGCCGCGTGATGAGCAGGTCGCGCTCGGTCAGGGCCTCGCGGACCAGGTGGAAGTCGAGCATCTGCAGGTAGCGCAGGCCACCGTGCACGAGCTTGCTGGACCGGCTGGAGGTGCCCGAGGCCCAGTCCTGGCCCTCGACGATCGCGGTGGACAGGCCGCGCGTCACCGCGTCGAGCGCGATCCCGGCCCCGGTGACACCACCGCCCACGACCAGCACGTCGAGCTCCTGGCCGACCTCGGAGCTGCGGCGTAACGCCCCCAGGGCGTCCTGGCGTGCCTGCGCGGTCAGCGGTGCGGTCCTCATGGCGGGTCCCTCCGTGGAGCCGTGGCTCGGTGGTCGC contains:
- the glpK gene encoding glycerol kinase GlpK — translated: MTEKYVLAIDQGTTSTRAMIFDHGGNVVSVGQKEHEQIFPKAGWVEHDPKEIWTNVREVVGQALGRASLTHEEIAAVGITNQRETAVVWDRETGEPVYNAIVWQDTRTQKICDELAALGGGAERYKDKVGLPLATYFSGPKIRWILDNVEGAREKAEAGRLAFGNTDAWILWNMTGGTRGGTHVTDPTNASRTMLMNIDSLTWNEEIAGEMGIPVSMLPEIRSSSEVYGEGRKGGLLPGVPIAGILGDQQAATFGQACFEVGHAKNTYGTGNFMLINTGTEPIASKNGLLTTVCYKIGDRDTVYALEGSIAVTGSLVQWLRDNLGIISSAPEVEKLAASVEDNGGAYFVPAFSGLFAPYWRSDARGALVGLTRYVTKAHIARAALEATAFQTREVLDAMNADSGVDLTELKVDGGMVANDALMQFQADILGVPVVRPKIAETTALGAAYAAGIAVGYWSGEQDVIDNWAEDKRWEPSMEEGERDRQYRLWKKAVTKSFDWVDDDVR
- a CDS encoding MIP/aquaporin family protein; amino-acid sequence: MDYTIGDAFWSETIGTAILILLGAGVVANAILPRTKGFGGGWLMINFGWGLAVFAGVYSAYKSGAHLNPAVTIGIWAAGREEFAPGIPVTALNGVLYVTAQMLGAAVGAGLAYLAYKKHFDEDADPAVKLGVFATGPELRSYGWNFLTEVVATFVLIFFVLAFGETPAEIGPLAVALVVVGIGASLGGPTGYAINPARDLGPRIAHALLPIKGKGSSDWAYAWVPIAGPLVGGVLAGLLASVYVG
- a CDS encoding glycerol-3-phosphate dehydrogenase/oxidase, which produces MRTAPLTAQARQDALGALRRSSEVGQELDVLVVGGGVTGAGIALDAVTRGLSTAIVEGQDWASGTSSRSSKLVHGGLRYLQMLDFHLVREALTERDLLITRLAPHLVKPVSFLYPLENRVWERAYVGAGVALYDTLASVSVSGNRRAMPIHRHLTRKGMERLFPDLRHDAAIGAVRYWDASVDDARLVETLVRTAVSYGAHAASRTQVVDLQTTTGGAVTGAEIVDLETGERIDVRARHVINATGVWTEQTESLAGSEGGLRVLASKGIHIVVPRQRIEGNTGLILQTEKSVLFIIPWSRYWVIGTTDTPWEQELTHPVATSADIDYVIEHANQVLSRPLTREDVIGTWAGLRPLLQPGTKEGTSSAKVSREHTVASPTPGLTVIAGGKLTTYRVMAKDAVDFALGSRATTLPSITQDVPLVGAEGLKVVQRQARAIGARYGWDRPRMDHLLHRYGSLLQELTDLCDERPELARPLQHAPAYIGAEIVYAASHEGALHLDDVLMHRTRLNYEQLDRGVGALDEIADLISPVLGWDDATRAREVEAYRARAQAEEAAAAQPDDAAAERVRLEAPDLAPLLPLGPDADPGTKPGSPAGRGASGPAGT